One segment of Salipiger profundus DNA contains the following:
- a CDS encoding peptide ABC transporter substrate-binding protein, protein MTSKTCNLNRRNFLKTGTAGLTLLMSGAAGSRLAAQDASGQVIIGFSQEPTVLHPHMPHIEVDEGVHFNLFDPLFTVNSDGDFVPALATEVPTVENGGVSEDGLKWRVKLREGVTWHDGEPFTAEDVKFTIELQQDPNFSAMRRTGHELVRNIEVVNDHEITWEMESPFAPYVSILSWTFIVPAHILADAEDPNQTDFRNSPVGTGAFSFGERVAGNYIQLNANPDWWGDGPYLETVIFRYIPDMTVLYTQFRTGDIDVIGLQGIQFDRFEQAKQLDDREVVITQASTVESISFNLGKPQFQDPAVREALYYALDKTTIIDAIYYGIPEPTESFLPKGSSYFHEGLPKSEYNLEKAKQILDEAGWVPGDDGVRVKDGVRLAFKNSTTAGNSVREQTQQFIQQDFAEIGVEMEISNLPPAVMWGEYWQMSEFDTAMVGIVYTTGPDPDVSNYFHSTAISAQGGAGQNTWQYQNEAVDELLEEGASLFVQEERKTIYNKLQEVVREDLPFLPIFQYANLRGHKAGLEGFDPNVNVRIETWNVGEWRWV, encoded by the coding sequence ATGACGTCGAAGACGTGCAACCTCAACAGAAGAAACTTCCTGAAAACCGGCACTGCCGGCCTCACGCTTCTCATGTCCGGCGCCGCGGGCAGCCGCCTAGCTGCCCAGGACGCTTCCGGGCAGGTGATCATCGGGTTCTCCCAGGAACCCACCGTTCTGCACCCCCACATGCCGCATATCGAGGTCGACGAGGGCGTTCACTTCAACCTGTTCGACCCGCTTTTCACCGTGAACTCGGACGGGGATTTCGTCCCTGCCCTGGCCACTGAAGTTCCGACCGTCGAGAACGGTGGCGTGTCCGAAGACGGTCTGAAATGGCGCGTCAAGCTCCGTGAGGGAGTGACCTGGCATGATGGCGAGCCGTTCACTGCGGAAGACGTGAAGTTCACCATCGAGCTGCAACAGGACCCGAACTTCAGCGCCATGCGTCGGACCGGTCACGAGCTTGTGCGGAACATCGAGGTCGTCAACGATCACGAGATCACCTGGGAGATGGAGTCGCCCTTCGCGCCATACGTGTCGATCCTGTCCTGGACCTTCATCGTTCCCGCACACATCCTGGCCGATGCCGAGGACCCCAACCAGACGGACTTCCGAAACAGCCCCGTGGGCACCGGCGCCTTCAGCTTCGGAGAACGGGTCGCCGGCAACTACATCCAGCTGAATGCCAATCCCGACTGGTGGGGCGACGGTCCATACTTGGAAACGGTCATCTTCCGGTACATTCCGGACATGACGGTTCTCTACACGCAGTTCCGGACCGGCGACATCGACGTGATCGGTCTGCAAGGGATCCAGTTCGACCGGTTTGAGCAAGCCAAGCAGCTGGACGACCGGGAGGTCGTCATTACCCAGGCGTCGACCGTGGAATCGATCAGTTTCAACCTGGGCAAGCCGCAATTCCAGGATCCGGCCGTGCGCGAAGCGCTGTACTACGCGCTCGATAAAACCACGATCATCGACGCGATCTACTACGGAATTCCGGAGCCGACGGAGAGCTTTCTGCCGAAGGGGTCGTCCTACTTTCACGAGGGCCTCCCGAAATCTGAGTACAATCTCGAGAAAGCCAAGCAGATCCTGGACGAGGCCGGATGGGTGCCGGGAGATGACGGCGTGCGTGTAAAGGATGGCGTCCGCCTGGCCTTCAAGAACTCGACCACGGCCGGCAATAGCGTGCGCGAGCAAACACAGCAGTTTATCCAGCAGGACTTCGCCGAGATCGGCGTCGAGATGGAGATCTCCAACCTGCCGCCGGCCGTCATGTGGGGCGAGTACTGGCAGATGTCCGAGTTCGATACCGCGATGGTCGGCATTGTCTACACCACGGGCCCCGACCCGGACGTGTCGAACTACTTCCACTCCACCGCGATCAGCGCGCAGGGCGGCGCCGGTCAGAACACCTGGCAATACCAGAACGAGGCGGTCGACGAGCTGCTCGAGGAAGGCGCCAGCCTGTTCGTGCAGGAAGAGCGCAAGACCATCTACAACAAGCTCCAGGAAGTCGTCCGGGAGGATCTCCCCTTCCTGCCGATCTTCCAGTACGCGAACCTGCGTGGTCACAAGGCCGGCCTCGAAGGGTTTGATCCCAACGTAAACGTGCGGATCGAGACCTGGAACGTCGGCGAGTGGCGCTGGGTCTGA
- a CDS encoding ABC transporter permease: MARFILHRLGHSLLLLFLVSLIGYTILHLAPGGPLSQYALSPGMTQAELNQIAERMGLNRPIPIQYLDWFTSFLVGDWGESFRDGRPVLSVISGHLFATVLLVVSSSVISIGLGTLVGVLGATRRYSAWDYIATVGAMIALSIPTFWFGLVAIYVFSLQLDWFPSGNMYSIGDESFLDYAHHLVMPSVVLALVSVAIWSRYMRSAMLDVIGQDFVRTARAKGLSGQRVLYRHVVRNALIPMITLAGIQLPMLLSGALVTETVFTWPGIGRLFLDSLGYNDYPVIMGVLMFTAIFVLLGNLIADILVATVDPRVRLE, from the coding sequence ATGGCACGGTTTATCCTGCACAGGCTGGGGCACAGTCTGCTGCTCCTGTTCCTGGTTTCACTGATCGGATACACGATCCTTCATCTCGCGCCAGGCGGGCCGCTCTCGCAATACGCCCTGTCGCCAGGGATGACGCAGGCGGAACTCAACCAAATCGCCGAGCGGATGGGTCTCAACCGCCCGATCCCCATCCAGTACCTGGACTGGTTCACGAGCTTCCTCGTCGGAGACTGGGGCGAGAGCTTTCGCGACGGTCGACCGGTGCTGTCGGTGATTTCCGGGCACCTGTTCGCCACCGTCCTCCTCGTGGTGAGCTCGAGCGTGATCTCCATCGGGCTGGGCACACTCGTGGGCGTTCTTGGAGCCACCCGCCGATATTCGGCCTGGGACTACATCGCGACCGTCGGCGCCATGATCGCCTTGAGCATTCCCACCTTCTGGTTCGGCCTGGTCGCGATCTATGTCTTCTCACTCCAGCTCGACTGGTTCCCGTCCGGGAACATGTACAGCATCGGCGACGAGAGCTTCCTCGATTACGCGCACCATCTCGTCATGCCGTCGGTGGTCCTCGCCCTCGTGAGCGTCGCGATCTGGTCTCGCTACATGCGGTCCGCGATGCTCGACGTCATCGGTCAGGATTTCGTACGTACCGCTCGCGCCAAGGGCCTGAGCGGACAGCGCGTCCTCTACCGCCACGTGGTCCGGAATGCCCTCATTCCGATGATCACGCTCGCGGGCATCCAGCTTCCAATGCTGCTGTCCGGCGCGCTTGTGACCGAGACGGTCTTCACCTGGCCCGGCATCGGCCGCCTGTTCCTCGATAGCCTAGGCTACAACGACTACCCGGTCATCATGGGCGTTCTGATGTTCACCGCGATCTTCGTTCTCCTTGGAAACCTGATCGCCGACATTCTGGTCGCAACCGTCGACCCACGCGTGAGGCTCGAATAA
- a CDS encoding ABC transporter permease — MAAATEQISSKSKIRVLENRTLRRFIRHRLAITGLVMIVGIGILCVVGPWLLPHDMLDINIRDRFSPPLTDTFIMGTDEMGRDLAARLFMAGRVSLMVGIAAMILSTLIGTVIGLVAGYFGKVTGTVLMRLTDSFLCFPQIFLLLTLAAFLEPSAFMITLIIAVTSWMEVARIVSAEIRSLRERDFITAARISGASHRWIMFRELLPNTIGPIIVAATLTIAKAILLEAYVSFLGYGIQPPMPSWGNMLNNAQQFLDTAPWLAIIPGIAITAAVTSFNFIGDGLRDALDARSDAQ, encoded by the coding sequence ATGGCTGCAGCGACTGAGCAGATCTCTTCCAAATCGAAAATCAGGGTCCTGGAAAATCGGACACTGCGGCGTTTCATCAGGCATCGACTGGCTATCACCGGTCTGGTCATGATCGTCGGCATCGGGATCCTTTGCGTGGTGGGGCCCTGGCTCCTGCCGCACGACATGCTTGACATCAACATTCGCGACAGGTTCAGCCCGCCCCTGACGGATACCTTCATCATGGGCACCGACGAGATGGGCCGCGACCTCGCCGCCCGGCTGTTCATGGCTGGGCGCGTGTCCCTGATGGTCGGCATCGCCGCAATGATCCTGTCCACACTGATCGGGACCGTCATCGGCCTGGTCGCCGGCTACTTCGGCAAGGTGACCGGCACGGTTCTCATGCGGCTGACGGACTCCTTCCTGTGCTTTCCGCAGATCTTCCTGCTTCTGACGCTGGCGGCATTCCTCGAGCCCAGTGCCTTCATGATCACGCTCATCATCGCGGTGACGAGCTGGATGGAGGTGGCCCGCATCGTCTCCGCTGAGATCCGGTCTCTCCGCGAACGGGACTTCATCACCGCGGCCCGCATCAGCGGCGCCTCTCACCGGTGGATCATGTTCCGGGAACTGCTTCCGAACACTATCGGGCCGATCATCGTGGCTGCCACCCTCACCATCGCTAAGGCCATCCTGCTTGAAGCTTATGTGAGTTTTCTGGGCTACGGGATCCAGCCGCCCATGCCGAGCTGGGGTAACATGCTCAACAACGCCCAGCAGTTCTTGGATACCGCGCCTTGGCTGGCGATCATTCCGGGGATCGCGATCACCGCAGCCGTGACCAGCTTCAACTTCATCGGCGATGGCCTGAGAGATGCCCTCGACGCACGGAGCGACGCACAATGA